The DNA region AGAATGTCTTAATGTGTGAGGTGTAATGTTTTTTCTTATACCTGCTTTTATAGCTACATTTTCTATGATTTTTTGTATAGTCCTTTGTGTATACTTACCACTTCTGTTTGTCAAGAAGATATATCCTTCCTTATTGAGAGTTAAATTCATTAAACCATCTTTAACTTTTAAAGAGAGCATAACAATCCTGTCTTTCTTTCCTTTTGCCCTTTTTAAATGAATCAAGTTTCTGTCAAAATCAATATCATGCCATTTAAGGTTTATTATCTCACTGATTCTTAAGCCAGCTGAATAACATATTTGTATAATTAACCGATGATTAATGTTCTTTGTAACAGAAATAAGGGATTCAATTTCTTCTTTAGAAAGTATCACTGGAAGTTTCTTTTCCCGTTTAAGATTAGGCAGATTGTTAAGAATATCTTGTATTTCTGAGCTTTCTTTTTTGATTGTATTAAGATAGAATTTAATTGCGAAACTTGCAGATCTTACTGTTTCTTCAGAATTACCTTTTTCAATAAGTTCAAGTAAAAATTCTCTTGGCTGTTTTCCTGAGAA from Candidatus Woesearchaeota archaeon includes:
- a CDS encoding tyrosine-type recombinase/integrase — its product is MNKEHYTETEIGTIVIQECKLKGYSQKTIDTYLHHIKKYVFSGKQPREFLLELIEKGNSEETVRSASFAIKFYLNTIKKESSEIQDILNNLPNLKREKKLPVILSKEEIESLISVTKNINHRLIIQICYSAGLRISEIINLKWHDIDFDRNLIHLKRAKGKKDRIVMLSLKVKDGLMNLTLNKEGYIFLTNRSGKYTQRTIQKIIENVAIKAGIRKNITPHTLRHSFATHLLENGTDIRYIRDLLGHSDISTTLIYTKVSNKNIRNIKNPLDD